In one Kitasatospora cineracea genomic region, the following are encoded:
- a CDS encoding amino acid adenylation domain-containing protein: MTTAPAAADTHRLTAALGRHDPSRPALAGPDGTLAYGELHAGARAVAAGLRERGLRPGTRVAVHGEKSTATVTAMLGVLLAGGAYVPLDPSAPEERRRALLTDSGSPWLLARRPRLDALAAQRLPVPVLAVEDLLAVPAPDGWRAADPAPADPAYVLYTSGSTGRPKGVQIHHGALEAFFAAVDPVLEIGPDAVCLNTTALHFDGSVADLLLPLLRGALVHLSPSVLLPAAVLGTVVRERVTHLTAVGSTLTLLAQHGTGLAGRDLGALRRILTGAEVLNPATVQSWLHAAPNLVVVNGYGPTETTCGIAFEPISAREPGRTEPYPIGPPLPGVGIAFLTEDGGLDPDGPGEILVSGPQVMTGYLDRPEEEAAAFLHRDGVRHYRTGDLGARRADGVLLFRGRRDDEVKIRGYRINLNEVRRVLETHPAVGRAFVAAVPDPREGLALACAVLAPDTGAGPAPELSEPAEAEAAALVAHTAAALPRYMVPRHWRRLSAFPALSNGKPDLRQVRALLHAAVAR; this comes from the coding sequence ATGACCACCGCCCCGGCGGCGGCCGACACCCACCGCCTGACCGCGGCGCTCGGCCGGCACGACCCGTCCCGGCCGGCCCTGGCCGGCCCGGACGGCACCCTGGCCTACGGCGAACTGCACGCCGGCGCCAGGGCCGTGGCGGCCGGCCTGCGGGAGCGCGGACTGCGCCCCGGCACCCGGGTCGCCGTCCACGGCGAGAAGAGCACCGCCACCGTCACCGCGATGCTCGGGGTGCTGCTGGCCGGCGGCGCGTACGTCCCGCTCGACCCGTCCGCGCCCGAGGAGCGCCGCCGGGCGCTGCTCACCGACTCCGGCAGCCCCTGGCTGCTGGCCCGCCGCCCCCGCCTCGACGCGCTCGCGGCGCAGCGCCTGCCGGTGCCGGTGCTGGCCGTCGAGGACCTGCTCGCCGTCCCCGCCCCGGACGGCTGGCGGGCCGCCGACCCGGCCCCCGCCGACCCCGCCTACGTGCTGTACACCTCCGGCTCGACCGGCCGCCCCAAGGGCGTGCAGATCCACCACGGCGCGCTGGAGGCGTTCTTCGCGGCCGTCGACCCGGTGCTGGAGATCGGCCCGGACGCGGTCTGCCTGAACACCACCGCCCTGCACTTCGACGGCTCGGTCGCCGACCTGCTGCTGCCGCTGCTGCGCGGCGCGCTCGTCCACCTCAGCCCGTCGGTGCTGCTGCCCGCCGCGGTGCTCGGCACCGTCGTCCGCGAGCGGGTCACCCACCTGACCGCGGTCGGCTCCACCCTGACCCTGCTCGCCCAGCACGGCACCGGCCTGGCCGGCCGCGACCTGGGCGCGCTGCGCCGGATCCTGACCGGCGCCGAGGTGCTCAACCCGGCCACCGTGCAGTCCTGGCTGCACGCCGCGCCGAACCTGGTCGTGGTCAACGGCTACGGCCCGACCGAGACCACCTGCGGCATCGCCTTCGAGCCGATCTCGGCCCGCGAGCCCGGCCGCACCGAGCCCTACCCGATCGGCCCGCCGCTGCCCGGCGTCGGCATCGCCTTCCTCACCGAGGACGGCGGCCTCGACCCGGACGGGCCCGGCGAGATCCTGGTCTCCGGCCCGCAGGTGATGACCGGCTACCTCGACCGCCCCGAGGAGGAGGCCGCCGCCTTCCTGCACCGCGACGGCGTCCGCCACTACCGCACCGGCGACCTCGGCGCCCGCCGCGCCGACGGCGTGCTGCTGTTCCGCGGCCGCCGCGACGACGAGGTGAAGATCCGCGGCTACCGGATCAACCTCAACGAGGTGCGCCGGGTGCTGGAGACCCACCCCGCGGTCGGCCGGGCCTTCGTCGCCGCCGTCCCCGACCCGCGCGAGGGCCTCGCCCTGGCCTGCGCGGTGCTGGCGCCCGACACCGGCGCCGGGCCCGCCCCCGAACTGTCCGAGCCCGCCGAGGCGGAGGCCGCCGCCCTGGTCGCGCACACCGCCGCCGCACTGCCGCGCTACATGGTGCCCCGGCACTGGCGCCGGCTGTCGGCCTTCCCCGCGCTGTCCAACGGCAAGCCCGACCTGCGGCAGGTCCGCGCCCTGCTGCACGCGGCGGTGGCCCGGTGA
- a CDS encoding class I SAM-dependent methyltransferase — MTIQLDTAVANAQLDDLVDFYLPQSADEPSLFEIWERGEARGDSVTPSTFSPEYRSWMRDLLVGELRRQEDPALLSLGSGNAAVESDVQRQGYRVLAVDAMAEAVAIARGKGLEAVRADITTWTPEGRWPVVYMDGLLGHLLVDGQLPVLARIHGWLAAGGHGTLVASNDSTRNGEGVQKAPGVTGFHWLSEEYLREQALAAGFTEVRVETFHYSRPLSGDRARSVIVARV; from the coding sequence ATGACCATCCAGCTCGACACCGCGGTCGCCAACGCCCAGCTCGACGACCTGGTCGACTTCTACCTCCCGCAGTCCGCCGACGAGCCGAGCCTGTTCGAGATCTGGGAGCGCGGCGAGGCCCGCGGCGACTCGGTCACCCCGTCCACCTTCTCGCCCGAGTACCGCAGCTGGATGCGCGACCTGCTGGTCGGCGAACTGCGCCGACAGGAGGACCCCGCGCTGCTCAGCCTCGGCAGCGGCAACGCCGCCGTGGAGAGCGACGTCCAGCGGCAGGGCTACCGGGTGCTGGCCGTCGACGCGATGGCCGAGGCGGTGGCGATCGCCCGCGGCAAGGGCCTGGAGGCGGTCCGCGCCGACATCACCACCTGGACGCCCGAGGGCCGCTGGCCGGTCGTCTACATGGACGGCCTGCTCGGCCACCTGCTGGTCGACGGCCAGCTGCCGGTGCTCGCCCGGATCCACGGTTGGCTCGCCGCCGGCGGCCACGGCACCCTGGTCGCCTCCAACGACTCCACCCGCAACGGCGAGGGCGTCCAGAAGGCCCCCGGCGTCACCGGCTTCCACTGGCTCTCCGAGGAGTACCTGCGCGAGCAGGCGCTGGCGGCCGGCTTCACCGAGGTCCGGGTCGAGACCTTCCACTACTCCCGCCCGCTGTCCGGCGACCGGGCCCGCTCGGTGATCGTCGCCCGGGTCTGA
- a CDS encoding cytochrome P450, which translates to MSAAATLAPAPAPAVPAGPDAGFGGPAFRLDPYPVYAALRAAGPLVRSDAHRTWFATTHEAVGAVLRDRRAGVESPFRATRVLFGRTVTDVDGAEHVKLRSLTNHSFSASAVPGYLEDLVPSAVHAVVDALGEAGTADFVPAFANAVPIRVMSRIIGLRPADVPEFQRCSDAVIAFIDSAEPPARRAAVAAWQRMQVLLHARIAELRPAPDASVIGRLLAAAADGADVDDAEIVRQVGLLIPAAIDTSNRLIANALHVLCSRPELLREVYARPELVDGVVEETLRFEPPIHSTVRIWGGGELLGTDIPRGSLITVLLGSANRDPAVFPDPDAFDPNRPAAARQLSFGAGRHQCMGRRMALAEVRTALRILLERRPGLRFADGPPQPVEGLSFRSPAGLLLSYGSTR; encoded by the coding sequence GTGAGCGCCGCCGCCACCCTGGCCCCCGCCCCGGCCCCCGCCGTGCCCGCCGGGCCCGACGCCGGCTTCGGCGGCCCGGCCTTCCGGCTCGACCCGTACCCCGTGTACGCGGCGCTGCGCGCGGCCGGCCCGCTGGTGCGCTCCGACGCCCACCGCACCTGGTTCGCCACCACCCACGAGGCGGTCGGCGCGGTGCTGCGCGACCGCCGGGCCGGGGTGGAGAGCCCGTTCCGGGCCACCCGGGTGCTGTTCGGCCGCACCGTGACCGACGTCGACGGCGCCGAGCACGTCAAGCTGCGCTCGCTCACCAACCACAGCTTCTCCGCCTCCGCCGTCCCCGGGTACCTGGAGGACCTGGTCCCGTCCGCGGTGCACGCCGTGGTCGACGCCCTCGGCGAGGCGGGCACCGCCGACTTCGTGCCCGCGTTCGCCAACGCGGTGCCGATCCGGGTGATGTCCCGGATCATCGGCCTGCGGCCCGCGGACGTCCCGGAGTTCCAGCGCTGCAGCGACGCCGTGATCGCCTTCATCGACTCCGCCGAACCGCCCGCCCGGCGCGCCGCCGTGGCCGCCTGGCAGCGCATGCAGGTGCTGCTGCACGCCCGGATCGCCGAACTGCGCCCCGCCCCCGACGCGTCGGTGATCGGCCGCCTGCTGGCCGCCGCCGCCGACGGCGCCGACGTGGACGACGCCGAGATCGTCCGCCAGGTCGGCCTGCTGATCCCGGCCGCCATCGACACCAGCAACCGGCTGATCGCCAACGCCCTGCACGTGCTGTGCTCGCGCCCCGAACTGCTGCGCGAGGTCTACGCCCGGCCCGAACTGGTCGACGGCGTGGTCGAGGAGACGCTGCGCTTCGAACCGCCGATCCACTCCACGGTGCGGATCTGGGGCGGCGGCGAACTCCTCGGCACCGACATTCCGCGCGGCTCCCTGATCACCGTCCTGCTCGGCTCCGCCAACCGCGACCCGGCGGTCTTCCCCGACCCCGACGCCTTCGACCCGAACCGCCCGGCCGCCGCCCGGCAGCTGTCCTTCGGCGCCGGCCGCCACCAGTGCATGGGCCGCCGGATGGCCCTCGCCGAGGTCCGCACCGCCCTGCGGATCCTGCTCGAACGCCGCCCCGGCCTGCGCTTCGCCGACGGGCCCCCGCAGCCCGTCGAGGGCCTCAGCTTCCGCTCGCCCGCCGGCCTCCTCCTCTCGTACGGGAGCACCCGATGA
- a CDS encoding diaminopimelate decarboxylase, giving the protein MPIGEDFARRLLPVLPAVVEHFGTPFHLYDEQGIQETCAAFDAAFGHLPFTEYFAVKALPNPTVLRLLADHGYGFDCSSLPELALALRAGARGDRICFTSNNTSRAELDAALAAGALLNIDDEAVLDKLADRPDRPGTLAFRVNPGARGRRSGSADAFLGNPEGAKFGVPADRLTAVVAEAVRLGTTRFGLHMMLASNSLTAAPVLRTLDLLLEHAVELHRDLGVTVSFVNLGGGLGIPYRPGEQPLDLPALGRALGERLDAWEREHGLPRPALAFESGRLITGPHGVLATRVVNRMSKWREYAGVDAGMSALMRPALYPTAYHHITAPFTDAPAEPVDVVGSLCENNDRFAADRELPALTEGDLLLVHDTGAHGHSMGFTYNGRLRPQELLLRRDGAVELIRRAEEERDHFATLDFTPDRLAARAGGLPSPEPQSAGLPG; this is encoded by the coding sequence GTGCCGATCGGCGAGGACTTCGCACGCCGCCTGCTGCCCGTGCTGCCGGCGGTCGTCGAGCACTTCGGTACCCCGTTCCACCTCTACGACGAGCAGGGCATCCAGGAGACCTGCGCGGCCTTCGACGCGGCCTTCGGGCACCTGCCCTTCACCGAGTACTTCGCGGTCAAGGCACTGCCCAACCCGACCGTGCTGCGGCTGCTCGCCGACCACGGCTACGGCTTCGACTGCAGCTCGCTGCCCGAACTCGCCCTCGCCCTGCGGGCCGGCGCCCGCGGCGACCGGATCTGCTTCACCTCCAACAACACCAGCCGGGCCGAACTCGACGCGGCCCTCGCCGCCGGAGCCCTGCTCAACATCGACGACGAGGCCGTGCTGGACAAGCTCGCCGACCGCCCCGACCGGCCCGGCACGCTGGCCTTCCGGGTCAACCCGGGCGCCCGCGGCCGGCGTTCCGGCAGCGCCGACGCCTTCCTCGGCAACCCGGAGGGCGCCAAGTTCGGGGTGCCCGCCGACCGGCTCACCGCCGTGGTCGCCGAGGCCGTCCGGCTCGGCACCACCCGCTTCGGCCTGCACATGATGCTGGCTTCCAACTCGCTGACCGCCGCCCCCGTGCTGCGCACCCTCGACCTGCTGCTCGAGCACGCCGTCGAACTCCACCGCGACCTGGGCGTCACCGTCTCCTTCGTCAACCTCGGCGGCGGCCTCGGCATCCCCTACCGGCCCGGGGAGCAGCCGCTCGACCTGCCCGCGCTGGGCCGGGCGCTGGGGGAGCGGCTGGACGCCTGGGAGCGCGAGCACGGACTGCCCCGCCCCGCGCTGGCCTTCGAGTCCGGCCGCCTGATCACCGGGCCGCACGGGGTGCTCGCCACCAGGGTGGTCAACCGGATGAGCAAGTGGCGCGAGTACGCGGGCGTCGACGCCGGGATGAGCGCCCTGATGCGCCCGGCGCTCTACCCGACCGCCTACCACCACATCACCGCCCCGTTCACCGACGCCCCCGCCGAACCGGTGGACGTGGTCGGCTCGCTGTGCGAGAACAACGACCGCTTCGCCGCCGACCGCGAACTGCCCGCGCTCACCGAGGGCGACCTGCTGCTCGTCCACGACACCGGGGCGCACGGCCACTCGATGGGCTTCACCTACAACGGCCGGCTCCGCCCGCAGGAACTGCTGCTGCGCCGGGACGGCGCGGTCGAGCTGATCCGCCGGGCCGAGGAGGAGCGCGACCACTTCGCCACCCTCGACTTCACCCCCGACCGGCTGGCCGCCCGGGCCGGTGGACTTCCCTCCCCGGAGCCGCAGTCGGCGGGGCTGCCCGGATGA
- a CDS encoding acyl-CoA dehydrogenase family protein yields MNDRTITDPRTAPRGPGTGAADPAFRARLDGFLTEHRALLDDPRWEDGTPPVPALLAAAGAAGLFRDAWAAGPADRPRALWRAVDLHAALARVGGGAPGAAVLTHLDVATRLLGALPGADRALVDGALAGRTTGALAATEPEHGSDLARLTTRVHRDGDRLAVTGGKWFISNAPFADHLLVLADDPDAATGRPGPALLLVPAGAPGVATTPLDALGHRGLTGQVRLDAAPVSAVLVPGGHGLLVLMRHWLHERVMLAVRMGELADAVLRHAVAAARQRHTFGVPLLGNQHVRFTLARLTAETEEVRAAARQGVRLLAEGSCPAAYAAACKHRAAAVLREVADEALQLAGGDGYRTGHPANRALRDALGLALAGGTDELMLQQIDRG; encoded by the coding sequence GTGAATGACCGGACGATCACCGACCCCCGGACCGCCCCGCGCGGCCCCGGCACCGGCGCGGCCGACCCGGCCTTCCGGGCCCGGCTGGACGGCTTCCTGACCGAGCACCGGGCGCTGCTCGACGACCCGCGCTGGGAGGACGGCACCCCGCCGGTGCCCGCCCTGCTGGCCGCGGCCGGCGCCGCCGGACTGTTCCGGGACGCCTGGGCGGCCGGCCCGGCCGACCGCCCCCGGGCGCTGTGGCGGGCCGTCGACCTGCACGCCGCGCTCGCCCGGGTCGGCGGCGGGGCGCCCGGCGCCGCCGTCCTCACCCACCTGGACGTCGCCACCCGGCTGCTCGGCGCCCTGCCCGGCGCCGACCGCGCCCTGGTCGACGGCGCGCTGGCCGGCCGCACCACCGGCGCGCTGGCCGCCACCGAGCCCGAGCACGGCAGCGACCTGGCCCGGCTCACCACCCGGGTGCACCGGGACGGCGACCGGCTCGCCGTCACCGGCGGCAAGTGGTTCATCAGCAACGCCCCGTTCGCCGACCACCTGCTGGTCCTCGCCGACGACCCGGACGCCGCCACCGGCCGCCCCGGCCCGGCCCTGCTGCTGGTCCCGGCCGGCGCCCCCGGCGTCGCCACCACCCCGCTCGACGCGCTCGGCCACCGCGGCCTGACCGGGCAGGTCCGGCTGGACGCCGCCCCCGTCTCGGCGGTCCTGGTTCCCGGCGGGCACGGCCTGCTGGTGCTGATGCGGCACTGGCTGCACGAGCGCGTGATGCTCGCCGTCCGGATGGGCGAGCTCGCGGACGCCGTGCTGCGGCACGCCGTGGCCGCCGCCCGGCAGCGGCACACCTTCGGCGTCCCGCTGCTCGGCAACCAGCACGTCCGCTTCACCCTCGCCCGGCTGACCGCCGAGACCGAGGAGGTCCGGGCCGCCGCCCGGCAGGGCGTGCGGCTGCTCGCCGAGGGCAGCTGCCCGGCCGCGTACGCCGCCGCCTGCAAGCACCGCGCCGCCGCGGTGCTCCGCGAGGTCGCCGACGAGGCCCTGCAACTGGCCGGCGGCGACGGCTACCGCACCGGCCACCCGGCCAACCGGGCGCTGCGCGACGCGCTCGGCCTGGCACTGGCCGGCGGCACCGACGAACTGATGCTCCAGCAGATCGACCGAGGGTGA
- a CDS encoding acyl carrier protein, protein MSVRTAESVRDRLAATLSLIKKRDVSAELDRDDDFMRVLNLDSLDAVELTVRLGSDFGIEFGAEPEDLDALESLNALVALVERRAAR, encoded by the coding sequence ATGAGCGTCCGCACCGCCGAGTCCGTCCGCGACCGCCTGGCCGCCACGCTGAGCCTGATCAAGAAGCGCGACGTCTCCGCCGAACTCGACCGGGACGACGACTTCATGCGCGTCCTCAACCTCGACTCGCTGGACGCCGTCGAGCTCACCGTCCGCCTCGGCAGCGACTTCGGCATCGAGTTCGGCGCCGAACCGGAGGACCTCGACGCGCTGGAGAGCCTGAACGCGCTGGTCGCCCTGGTCGAGCGGCGGGCCGCCCGATGA
- a CDS encoding acyl-CoA dehydrogenase family protein has product MSLAAAARTGWFTPAEDELRARLTAHLERAVAPRIEEWERHGAIPLREVLQGLAGQGFLGMRFPAAVGGGGGTAWDHVVLAECLGALPSDSVGMSVTVHNDMVAPMIAEAGTPEAVDRFLRPALAGDCLLGHAVSEAGAGSDVAAVAATARQVPGGYRVSGTKRWAVAGQYADAFAVLARLPEARAPFGYVLLMVPVEAEGLTVLPADPTLGLRAAGVAGEVVLDEVHVPAEHRIGGHGLGLVTQLRQFEPERIVSACRALAIADTLLQRTGERLRARVTFGAPVATRPDVAGRLAALRAEVEAVRQLAYTGIDRWVSGGDHRALSAAVKYRSSRLARTVARTCLHLHGAHGQLTDAPVNRAFRDTRLFSISTGSDEMMLTALARLQGWPGE; this is encoded by the coding sequence GTGAGCCTCGCCGCGGCCGCCCGCACCGGCTGGTTCACCCCGGCCGAGGACGAGCTGCGGGCCCGGCTCACCGCCCACCTGGAACGGGCCGTCGCCCCCCGGATCGAGGAGTGGGAGCGCCACGGCGCGATCCCGCTGCGCGAGGTGCTGCAGGGCCTCGCCGGGCAGGGCTTCCTCGGGATGCGCTTCCCCGCCGCGGTCGGCGGCGGGGGCGGCACCGCCTGGGACCACGTGGTGCTCGCCGAGTGCCTGGGCGCGCTGCCCTCCGACAGCGTCGGCATGTCCGTCACCGTGCACAACGACATGGTCGCGCCGATGATCGCCGAGGCCGGCACCCCCGAGGCCGTCGACCGCTTCCTGCGGCCCGCGCTGGCCGGCGACTGCCTGCTCGGCCACGCCGTCTCCGAGGCCGGCGCCGGCTCCGACGTCGCCGCGGTCGCCGCCACCGCCCGCCAGGTGCCCGGCGGCTACCGGGTCAGCGGGACCAAGCGCTGGGCGGTCGCCGGGCAGTACGCCGACGCCTTCGCGGTGCTGGCCCGGCTGCCCGAGGCCCGCGCCCCGTTCGGCTACGTGCTGCTGATGGTGCCGGTCGAGGCCGAGGGCCTGACCGTGCTGCCCGCCGACCCGACCCTCGGGCTGCGCGCCGCGGGCGTCGCCGGGGAGGTCGTCCTCGACGAGGTGCACGTGCCCGCCGAGCACCGGATCGGCGGCCACGGCCTCGGACTGGTCACCCAGCTGCGGCAGTTCGAGCCCGAGCGGATCGTCTCCGCCTGCCGGGCCCTGGCGATCGCCGACACCCTGCTGCAGCGCACCGGCGAACGGCTGCGCGCACGCGTCACCTTCGGCGCGCCGGTCGCCACCCGCCCCGACGTGGCCGGCCGGCTGGCCGCGCTGCGCGCCGAGGTCGAGGCGGTCCGCCAGCTCGCCTACACCGGCATCGACCGCTGGGTGAGCGGCGGCGACCACCGGGCGCTGTCCGCCGCGGTCAAGTACCGCTCCAGCCGGCTCGCCCGCACCGTCGCCCGGACCTGCCTGCACCTGCACGGCGCCCACGGCCAGCTCACCGACGCCCCGGTGAACCGGGCCTTCCGCGACACCCGGCTGTTCTCCATCTCCACCGGATCGGACGAAATGATGCTCACCGCCCTCGCCCGCCTCCAGGGGTGGCCCGGTGAATGA
- a CDS encoding class I SAM-dependent methyltransferase translates to MTDTARPAAPADQVWDADRYDRQFGYVSSLAKGVVDLLDPAPGEHVLDLGCGTGELAAEIAARGARVTGTDSDPAMVAAAARRLGTEVLLADGHDFRLDGPVDAVFSNAALHWMTRPQEVVRSVHRALRPGGRFVAELGGARNVAGIIGAVRAALAEHGLDGGMRMPWYFPSPAEYAALLEANGFLVARTEYFARPTELSDCPRGVADWVAMFGSTLIDHVPADLLPAVLDRVNELAAPTLHRDGRWYADYRRLRFVAVAEERTP, encoded by the coding sequence ATGACCGACACCGCCCGTCCCGCCGCCCCCGCCGACCAGGTCTGGGACGCCGACCGCTACGACCGCCAGTTCGGCTACGTCTCCTCGCTCGCCAAGGGCGTCGTCGACCTGCTCGACCCGGCCCCCGGCGAGCACGTCCTCGACCTGGGCTGCGGCACCGGCGAACTCGCCGCCGAGATCGCCGCCCGCGGCGCCCGGGTCACCGGCACCGACAGCGACCCGGCGATGGTGGCCGCCGCCGCCCGCCGCCTGGGCACCGAGGTGCTGCTCGCCGACGGCCACGACTTCCGGCTCGACGGGCCCGTCGACGCGGTGTTCTCCAACGCCGCCCTGCACTGGATGACCCGCCCGCAGGAGGTGGTCCGGTCGGTGCACCGGGCGCTGCGCCCCGGCGGCCGGTTCGTCGCCGAGCTCGGCGGCGCCCGCAACGTGGCCGGCATCATCGGCGCCGTCCGGGCCGCGCTGGCCGAGCACGGCCTGGACGGGGGCATGCGGATGCCCTGGTACTTCCCGAGCCCCGCCGAGTACGCGGCGCTGCTGGAGGCCAACGGCTTCCTGGTGGCCCGCACCGAGTACTTCGCCCGCCCCACCGAGCTGTCCGACTGCCCGCGCGGCGTCGCCGACTGGGTCGCCATGTTCGGCTCCACGCTGATCGACCACGTGCCCGCCGACCTGCTGCCCGCCGTCCTGGACCGGGTCAACGAGCTGGCCGCGCCCACCCTGCACCGGGACGGCCGCTGGTACGCCGACTACCGCCGGCTGCGGTTCGTCGCGGTCGCCGAGGAGCGCACCCCGTGA
- a CDS encoding thioesterase II family protein, whose translation MTGHRADDGADHRPLLHALPSGGGSTALFAGWARALHPHAETVPLELAGRGRRIAEHPPQTLTAHTDALLAARTPPPGRRWVLFGHSFGALLAADWAARAHAAGRGPDLLVVSGAAPPWLHSTAAALDLPEDELWPALERLGGIPDQLRANPVARRLLGRALTADIRAAARHRPAAPAPAGCPVLAVRGTGDPLVTEALGRRWADASDGRFDYRELPGGHFYRSGLDDLLPLLTAALTPSAVR comes from the coding sequence GTGACCGGCCACCGCGCGGACGACGGCGCCGACCACCGCCCGCTGCTGCACGCGCTGCCCTCCGGCGGCGGCTCCACCGCCCTGTTCGCCGGCTGGGCGCGGGCCCTGCACCCGCACGCCGAGACCGTCCCGCTGGAACTCGCCGGCCGCGGCCGCCGGATCGCCGAACACCCCCCGCAGACCCTCACCGCCCACACCGACGCCCTGCTGGCCGCCCGCACCCCGCCGCCCGGCCGCCGCTGGGTGCTGTTCGGCCACAGCTTCGGCGCGCTGCTCGCCGCCGACTGGGCGGCCCGGGCGCACGCCGCCGGCCGCGGCCCCGACCTGCTGGTGGTCAGCGGCGCCGCCCCGCCCTGGCTGCACTCCACCGCCGCCGCCCTGGACCTGCCCGAGGACGAGCTGTGGCCCGCCCTCGAACGGCTCGGCGGCATCCCCGACCAGCTCCGGGCCAACCCGGTGGCCCGCCGCCTGCTCGGCCGGGCGCTGACCGCCGACATCCGGGCCGCCGCCCGGCACCGCCCCGCCGCCCCGGCCCCGGCCGGCTGCCCGGTGCTGGCCGTCCGCGGCACCGGCGACCCGCTGGTCACCGAGGCCCTGGGCCGCCGCTGGGCGGACGCCTCCGACGGCCGCTTCGACTACCGCGAACTGCCCGGCGGGCACTTCTACCGCTCCGGGCTGGACGACCTGCTCCCGCTGCTCACCGCCGCACTCACCCCTTCCGCCGTCCGCTGA
- a CDS encoding EamA family transporter produces the protein MAGAATAAAPGRARIALALLAVWVLWGSTFLGIRVVVRTVPPLLAAGVRFTLAGALLLAVLAWRWRRRGEPGPRARMRGRLGRSALLGVLYFLGSNGLVSIASERLPSAAAGTYFATVPLWVLAVGALTGGRVTRADLGATLLGLVGVATLLGFEPGALLPSLLVLLAALLWAVGGRLAVPAPRRDAAPDPGAALTSAVQMTSGGLALLAASAAGGEWPRLHPADLGAAVWLAEAHLVLLGSLVGFLAYTWLTARVDQRLTSTYSYVNPLVAVVLGVLVLGERIGAATVAGTAFLTVAVGWTVLGAARRDRAAAVPAAPPLPSVPPVPQLRPALPVPVRSP, from the coding sequence ATGGCCGGCGCAGCGACCGCCGCCGCCCCGGGCCGCGCGCGGATCGCGCTCGCCCTGCTCGCCGTGTGGGTGCTCTGGGGATCGACCTTCCTCGGCATCCGCGTGGTGGTCCGCACCGTGCCCCCGCTGCTCGCCGCCGGCGTGCGCTTCACCCTCGCCGGGGCGCTGCTGCTCGCCGTCCTGGCCTGGCGGTGGCGCCGCCGCGGCGAACCGGGCCCGCGGGCCCGGATGCGGGGCCGGCTGGGCCGGTCCGCGCTGCTCGGCGTGCTGTACTTCCTCGGCTCCAACGGGCTGGTCAGCATCGCCTCCGAGCGGCTGCCGTCCGCCGCCGCGGGCACGTACTTCGCCACCGTCCCGCTCTGGGTGCTGGCGGTGGGCGCGCTCACCGGCGGCCGGGTCACCCGCGCCGACCTCGGCGCGACCCTGCTCGGCCTGGTCGGGGTGGCCACCCTGCTGGGCTTCGAACCCGGAGCCCTGCTGCCCTCGCTGCTGGTCCTGCTGGCCGCCCTGCTGTGGGCGGTCGGCGGCCGGCTGGCGGTCCCGGCCCCGCGCCGGGACGCCGCCCCCGACCCCGGGGCGGCCCTCACCAGCGCCGTCCAGATGACCTCCGGCGGGCTCGCCCTGCTGGCCGCCTCGGCGGCCGGCGGCGAGTGGCCGCGGCTGCACCCGGCGGACCTCGGGGCGGCCGTCTGGCTGGCCGAGGCCCACCTGGTGCTGCTCGGCTCGCTGGTCGGGTTCCTCGCCTACACCTGGCTGACCGCCCGGGTCGACCAGCGCCTCACCAGCACCTACTCGTACGTCAACCCGCTCGTCGCGGTGGTGCTGGGCGTGCTCGTCCTCGGCGAGCGGATCGGGGCGGCGACCGTCGCCGGCACCGCGTTCCTCACCGTCGCGGTCGGCTGGACGGTCCTCGGCGCGGCCCGCCGCGACCGGGCCGCCGCCGTCCCCGCCGCACCGCCCCTCCCGTCCGTCCCGCCCGTCCCGCAGCTGCGCCCCGCACTGCCCGTACCCGTCAGGAGCCCATGA